From the Mus musculus strain C57BL/6J chromosome 10, GRCm38.p6 C57BL/6J genome, the window ACCTGTGTATAAATCTTGACATTCAGGCCCCcgtgatggctctgtgggtaaagcactcgctaccaagtctgatgacctgagttcatttctcagaactcacatgatggaaggagagaaatgactccaaaaagttgtcctctgatgtccaccTGTCAtctgtgctacacacacacacgcacacacacacacacacacacacacacactcacacacacacacacacacacactcacacacacacactcacacacactcacacacacacacacgcacacacacacacactcacacgcacacacacacacacacactcacacacacacacacacacacacacacacactcacacacactcacacacacacacacacatacacacacacacacatactcacacacacacacacacacacacactcacacacacacatacacacacacacacatactcacacacacacacacacacacacacacacacacacacacacacacacaccaataaagaaataagtaaattaaagcaAGCGAGCCTAACTTTTCACTCTGGCTTTGGATGCTCTGTTTATCCTGTCCAGACTTTTGCCCCTTGATCTGAGTATTCGCCCTGTGGTATTACTGAGGCAATTCAATGCAGAggcttaatacttttttttttttaaggcatggACATGCTGTAAGGAGATCTTAGGAGCTGTTTTATACTTCTGACAGATGTTTTTCTATGCATGAAaggaataaatataatttttaaaagagtgaTTTTGGTGTGGAAGTAAGCTGTACCAACAAAAGTGGTTTTCCTAAGTACTTTAAGCTCTTGCAGGCATGGCTTTGTCGTCACTGGGATGTTTTCCATTAGCTCGGTGGGATTAAATTCCAGTAGGGGAGTAGAATGTTGTGTGAGCCTGTAGAACTCAAGATGAAGTAAAACCATAGAACCCTATCAGGCTCCTCAATGCAGACTTTGGCTGCCAGCCATGctcttggtcttggtctttgGCCTGTCTTCCTGGCTGACCTCAGGTTTAAAGCTGTTCTCATTCTTGCCTTGGCTACTCATCATGAGTCTTTCCTGGCTCACGTTACTTGCCACTACATCTGGGTCCATTTGTGGACTTGTCTTCCTTTTCTTAATCACCTTGCATTGGTTTTTACATCTCTGTAGAGCAGAGGTAAAGTGGTTGGCCAAAGGATCCGGGACAGTGGGCTGGGACtctggggaagaagaagggagacccaTTCATTTTATCTATTCATCTTATGAGTTGTTAGTTCTTCAGCCAAAGCTTGGGGAGTGGGGTTGGTGAGTCAGGGGAGACACAAACTGCCTGTAATCCTAAAATAAATCTGTTTGGCCTTTCTTGCCCTTACTCAAACTAGATTGCTTAACCATTGCATCCCTTCCACAAGAAACAATTTAAAGAAGTGATTTGAATGAAACTGACCAATTGCTTATAGCAAACACAGTTAAAAGAAGACCCAAACTGTGGACCTTGGCGACTGGGCCAGGATGGAACTTCCTTTCTTCTAAGTGCGACATCATCCTGGAGCCGAGTGAAATGAGCGACGAGGCAAGTGAGACCGGACAAAGATACAACGGTCAACCCATTTTAAAGCGCCAGAAACCCATCCTACCTTACATATGTTCCACTCTAGATTTTCAAGAAGAGAGAGACTTTTTGGCCAAAAGCATCTTCCCTCGGCTTAATGACATCTGCAGCTCCCGGGGCACCTACTTCAAAGCTGTGGACTTGAGATGGTCAGCTGTGAAGGCCCATAAGTCCTTCACCAGCAACCAGTTCCGACAGTACTCCTGTCTCCAGTCTCAACACCTGAAACTCTCCCTGGACTACGTGAACAGATGCTTCCCGTTTTTCATCGGCCTGCTGGGGCAGACCTACGGAGATTTCCTCCCCGACTACACACCTTTCCTGTTATCCCAAGTGAAGGACTTCGAAAGTTTATCCAAGGGAGAACAGAATCTATACATTGCTGCCAAAAATGGTTACCCTTGGGTTCTCAAGACTCCCAACTGCAGCCTGACAGAGTTCGAGATCATCCAAGCAGTATTCCGGAAGAAATCTCAATTTCAATTTTTCTACTTCCGGACATCAAATTCGCTGCTGCGAACTTttaatgaggaagaggaggaggaagaggagaagctgTCCTCAGCATATCTGTTGAACGAACAGGGGAAGATGAAGGTTGGAAAGCTCAAGGCTAAGATCATTGGCAAAGGGCTTCCTGTCAGATTCTACAGAGACCTGGAGGAACTGGGGGATATGGTTTGGAAGGACTGGTCGGCTGTTGTGGAAAAGCTCTATCCATTCACTACGATCATGGGAAATATAGGTGAGTAAACATACAGATGGCTAAGTCAGTCATCAGCATCGGGGGAATGTCTTGTGTGTCTCCCCaggaaggaatgtgtgtgtgtgtgtgtgtgtgtgtgtgtgtgtgtgtgtgcgtgcgcgtgtgcgtgtgcgtttACATGCATGTGTACGGGCATGGGTGCATGCACCATGGTGCctttggaggacagaggacaacttttgggagtcggTTCTGGCCACTCCTGTTTCTCTAGTCCACCCACAGTTTCCTGtcagttctcctgtctctgtctcccatcttACTGTATTCtactgtgctgggattacagactcaGGCCACCTCATCTGGCTTTTTGTGGGTACCAGGGATAGAATCAGTTTGTCAGGCTTTGTGCATCAAGTGCTTTTACCTCCTGAGCTGTCTCATTGGCCCAGGAAAGGAACTTTTAAATAATTGAATATATTCGTTAAACGTTTTAAATTAATACCATAGTCCTGTGGCATatgtttctctctttaaaaatatatttattggtGGGTGTgttaggg encodes:
- the Ttc41 gene encoding tetratricopeptide repeat protein 41 isoform 1 (isoform 1 is encoded by transcript variant 1), with the protein product MSDEASETGQRYNGQPILKRQKPILPYICSTLDFQEERDFLAKSIFPRLNDICSSRGTYFKAVDLRWSAVKAHKSFTSNQFRQYSCLQSQHLKLSLDYVNRCFPFFIGLLGQTYGDFLPDYTPFLLSQVKDFESLSKGEQNLYIAAKNGYPWVLKTPNCSLTEFEIIQAVFRKKSQFQFFYFRTSNSLLRTFNEEEEEEEEKLSSAYLLNEQGKMKVGKLKAKIIGKGLPVRFYRDLEELGDMVWKDWSAVVEKLYPFTTIMGNIDYKHSFENLYHEEFVENCKQVFVTSKESNRTFEILERFAIKDLDLDLDTDSTIAGSGLDSILRINSLPTCKSILLLSGERGCGKSTLIANWVSNFQSKHPGVLMIPYFVGSTCESCDIMSVIHYFVMELQHRANGNRASLMGRK